The proteins below are encoded in one region of Alistipes indistinctus YIT 12060:
- the rsmI gene encoding 16S rRNA (cytidine(1402)-2'-O)-methyltransferase produces the protein MGKLFLVPTPIGNLDDITLRAIKVLSSADIVLAEDTRTTQVLLKHLGLDKKLWSHHKFNEHAAVESVAATIAAGETVALVSDAGTPGISDPGFLLVRTCLEHGIEVETLPGATAFVPALVNSGFPCDRFCFEGFLPPKKGRSRRLQQLADEERTMIFYESPYRLVKTLAQFAELFGPDREASVSRELTKKFEENVRGTLRELIVHFSAREVKGEIVIVLGGKPRKAKREDADNGAVDDAEENGLQED, from the coding sequence ATGGGCAAGCTTTTTCTGGTGCCTACGCCGATCGGCAATCTCGACGACATTACCTTGCGGGCGATCAAAGTGTTATCGTCGGCCGATATCGTGTTGGCCGAAGATACCCGCACTACGCAGGTGTTGCTGAAGCATTTGGGGTTGGACAAGAAGCTCTGGAGCCATCACAAATTCAACGAACATGCAGCGGTCGAATCCGTTGCTGCGACGATTGCCGCCGGAGAGACGGTGGCGTTGGTGTCGGATGCGGGGACACCGGGAATTTCCGATCCCGGGTTCCTGTTGGTGCGCACCTGTCTCGAACATGGCATCGAAGTGGAAACTCTTCCCGGTGCGACGGCTTTTGTCCCGGCGCTGGTCAACAGCGGTTTCCCCTGCGACCGGTTCTGTTTCGAAGGTTTCCTGCCCCCGAAAAAGGGGCGTTCGCGGCGGTTGCAGCAACTCGCCGATGAGGAGCGGACGATGATTTTTTATGAATCTCCCTACCGTTTGGTCAAAACGCTGGCCCAGTTTGCCGAGTTGTTCGGCCCGGACCGCGAAGCTTCCGTTTCGCGGGAGCTGACCAAAAAGTTCGAAGAGAATGTTCGTGGCACGTTGCGGGAACTGATCGTTCACTTTTCTGCCCGGGAGGTGAAAGGGGAGATTGTAATCGTCCTCGGAGGCAAACCCCGCAAAGCGAAACGGGAGGATGCCGATAATGGTGCGGTAGACGATGCGGAGGAGAACGGTTTACAGGAGGATTGA